In Francisella hispaniensis FSC454, a genomic segment contains:
- a CDS encoding NAD(P)H-hydrate dehydratase — translation MNFLTLKQNRQIEEYATSQLLNLIENASDEIVKLICTKFDKQSKVLVVVGAGNNGSDGIAAAIKLYNKGYNIDVYRIFPKGNPDNQNYYQEFLKLKTPLDKLPDINNYDVVIDGIFGIGLDRNIEGDILEIIKTINKNAKYILAIDVPSGLGAFNAKVYGEAIQANETITFLADKQGLHSGEGLDYAGEVIVAKLISRDNIKLSKSKYQVYKNNIQSINLDNILRKKKNTSKGTYGNLAIIGGNVGMNGALQLAGKSALYSGCGKVSLIPLDRGFRTDISVPELMTKSLDTISKNSNSFSALAVGVGFDITNDSQQTLELIIDNITQPAVFDADALNIISTNQQIREKFIQLENKIITPHPAEAARLLGCTTQEIQDDRFAAVGALAKKYNATVVLKGAGSLICKGDEIYINATGNQGMAVAGQGDVLSGIIGAFLAQGLDTLSAARLAVYVHGLAGDSIAKKLGGYVGVLPSIVAEEICEVLNLFR, via the coding sequence ATGAACTTTCTAACATTAAAACAAAATCGTCAAATTGAAGAATATGCTACTTCCCAACTATTAAACCTTATAGAAAATGCTTCTGATGAGATTGTTAAACTTATTTGTACTAAGTTTGATAAACAAAGTAAAGTTTTAGTAGTAGTTGGTGCTGGTAATAATGGTAGTGATGGTATTGCTGCAGCTATCAAGCTTTATAATAAAGGTTATAATATTGATGTTTACCGAATTTTTCCAAAAGGTAATCCAGATAATCAAAATTATTATCAAGAGTTTTTAAAGTTAAAGACGCCTTTAGATAAATTACCAGATATTAATAATTATGATGTTGTAATTGATGGAATATTTGGCATAGGCTTAGATAGAAATATAGAGGGAGATATTTTAGAAATTATCAAAACTATAAATAAAAATGCTAAGTACATTCTAGCAATAGATGTACCAAGTGGATTAGGTGCTTTTAATGCTAAAGTATACGGTGAGGCAATCCAAGCAAATGAGACAATTACATTCTTAGCAGATAAGCAAGGTTTGCATAGCGGAGAGGGTTTAGATTATGCTGGTGAGGTAATAGTTGCTAAGCTTATTAGCCGTGATAATATCAAACTTAGTAAGTCTAAATATCAAGTCTATAAAAATAATATTCAAAGCATAAATCTAGACAATATCCTAAGAAAAAAGAAAAATACTAGTAAAGGCACTTATGGCAATCTAGCTATAATCGGCGGTAATGTTGGCATGAATGGTGCGCTACAACTAGCAGGTAAAAGTGCTTTATACAGTGGTTGTGGTAAAGTCTCGTTGATTCCTCTAGATAGAGGTTTTCGGACTGATATATCCGTACCTGAATTAATGACTAAATCATTAGATACTATCTCAAAAAACTCAAATAGTTTTTCAGCTCTAGCTGTTGGAGTTGGTTTTGATATAACTAATGACTCTCAACAAACCTTAGAGTTGATAATAGATAATATAACTCAACCAGCAGTTTTTGATGCAGATGCTTTAAATATAATCTCAACTAATCAGCAAATTAGAGAAAAATTTATCCAGTTAGAAAACAAAATAATAACTCCACATCCAGCAGAAGCAGCAAGACTACTAGGCTGTACTACCCAAGAAATTCAAGATGATAGATTTGCTGCAGTTGGAGCTTTAGCTAAAAAATATAATGCTACAGTAGTACTAAAGGGAGCAGGAAGTCTAATTTGCAAAGGTGATGAAATCTATATAAATGCTACAGGTAATCAAGGTATGGCAGTAGCAGGGCAAGGCGATGTATTATCTGGGATTATTGGAGCATTTTTAGCACAAGGTTTAGATACTTTATCAGCTGCTAGATTAGCTGTATATGTGCATGGTTTAGCTGGTGATAGTATTGCTAAAAAATTAGGTGGCTATGTTGGTGTGTTGCCAAGTATAGTGGCTGAGGAGATTTGTGAAGTATTGAATTTATTCAGATAG
- a CDS encoding alpha/beta fold hydrolase, whose amino-acid sequence MKTEKVIVLVHGFIKNSKDMSSLANFLKDGYDDILAVDLPTTFVTIDVAVNKLCQVIQNIPKTKSIIFIAHSMGGIITCMTIDKLQLTSVEKCIFIATPFAGSKVADFGDRIPFYSRVLKPNKELKVTNNYLEICNKIAARIPIGLIAGNKHSRFNLLAKFCLKNDHDGLVEVASVFAVNSADRIILNKNHREIHHDDDTLNRVACFLETGKF is encoded by the coding sequence ATGAAAACAGAAAAAGTCATAGTTTTAGTACATGGTTTTATTAAAAATAGTAAAGACATGTCATCTTTAGCTAATTTTTTGAAAGATGGTTATGATGATATTTTAGCTGTAGATTTGCCAACTACATTTGTAACTATAGATGTCGCAGTTAACAAACTTTGCCAAGTTATACAAAATATCCCAAAGACAAAGTCTATCATCTTTATAGCTCATAGTATGGGCGGTATAATAACATGTATGACCATTGATAAGTTACAGCTTACCAGTGTTGAAAAATGTATATTTATAGCAACACCGTTTGCAGGCTCAAAGGTTGCTGATTTTGGCGATAGGATTCCCTTTTATTCTAGAGTACTCAAACCAAACAAAGAACTAAAAGTAACTAATAATTATCTTGAGATTTGTAACAAAATTGCTGCTAGGATTCCAATAGGTCTAATTGCTGGCAATAAACATTCACGATTTAATCTATTAGCTAAATTTTGTCTAAAAAATGATCATGATGGTTTGGTTGAAGTAGCATCTGTTTTTGCGGTAAATAGTGCTGATAGAATTATCTTAAACAAAAATCACAGAGAGATTCATCATGATGATGATACATTAAATAGAGTAGCTTGTTTTTTAGAAACTGGTAAATTTTAA
- a CDS encoding dipeptide epimerase, which translates to MSKIIDIKTSIIKIPLKRTFVTAVRSTNHIDSLVVELTLDNGIKGYGVAPATTAITGDTLQGMQYIISEIFSPVIVGSYLSDYKDILEWAFKKVMFNSAAKMAIDLACHDLLAKEQNISVAKLLGTKDNIIETDISISCGSVAETIQNIQNGVEANFTTIKVKTGADFNRDVQLLKALDSEFSKNIKFRFDANQGWNITQTKQFIEEISKYNLDVEIIEQPVKYYDIKAMAEITKFSNIPVVADESVFDAKDAERVIDEQACNMINIKLAKSGGILEAQKIKKLADSAGISCMVGCMMESPAGILATASFALAEGITVADLDPLDWVAKDLYSDYITFNEPDIILKDNLKGFGFSF; encoded by the coding sequence ATGAGTAAGATAATTGATATAAAAACATCTATCATTAAAATACCTCTTAAGAGAACATTTGTAACAGCGGTGCGAAGTACAAATCATATTGATTCTTTAGTTGTTGAATTAACTCTAGATAATGGAATTAAAGGTTATGGTGTTGCGCCAGCTACAACTGCTATCACTGGTGATACTTTACAAGGCATGCAATATATTATTAGTGAGATATTTTCTCCAGTTATAGTTGGCTCATACTTATCTGACTACAAAGATATTTTAGAATGGGCTTTTAAAAAAGTGATGTTTAATTCTGCGGCAAAAATGGCTATAGATTTGGCATGTCATGATTTATTGGCTAAAGAGCAAAATATCTCAGTAGCCAAACTACTTGGCACAAAAGATAATATTATCGAAACAGATATTTCTATAAGTTGTGGTAGTGTTGCAGAAACTATACAAAATATCCAAAATGGGGTTGAGGCTAATTTTACAACTATCAAAGTCAAAACTGGAGCTGATTTTAATAGAGATGTCCAGTTGCTTAAAGCTCTTGATAGTGAGTTTAGCAAAAATATCAAATTTAGGTTTGATGCTAATCAAGGTTGGAATATAACACAAACAAAACAATTCATTGAAGAAATCAGTAAATATAATTTAGATGTAGAGATAATCGAACAACCTGTTAAATATTATGATATAAAAGCAATGGCTGAGATTACTAAATTTAGTAATATTCCTGTAGTAGCAGATGAGTCTGTATTTGATGCCAAAGATGCAGAACGAGTTATAGATGAGCAAGCATGTAATATGATAAATATTAAGCTTGCTAAAAGTGGTGGTATCCTAGAGGCACAGAAAATTAAAAAACTAGCTGATAGCGCAGGTATATCATGTATGGTTGGCTGTATGATGGAGTCGCCAGCAGGTATCTTAGCTACAGCAAGTTTCGCATTAGCAGAGGGTATCACAGTAGCTGATCTTGATCCGTTAGATTGGGTTGCTAAAGATTTGTATAGTGATTATATTACATTTAATGAACCTGATATTATCCTAAAAGATAATCTAAAAGGATTTGGTTTTAGTTTCTAG
- a CDS encoding DUF819 domain-containing protein, producing MITTSLSYISSLLLLCSVIVLISSKSKSKIFEYFPAIVIIYFVIVLLSACGFWDTKSPEIIQTRSQLQDLILPIMLFLMLIRCDIRMVIRLGRKLLIAFFGASISIIIAFVIMYLVIGRYISPDAWKGFSALSASWMGGTGNMIAVKQALATPDNQMGYILLTDSISYTIWFAFLFALISRANIFDKWTKAGCIQEHISNVNIHDPYHLKGEINFVGIFLLIAMAFTATDIATILSNYLPATELISAKTWTILLVTLFGFLGAMTPIAKIRSDSIIASIFLYFLVALIASGSSFKGFSQAPIYLVCGLMVLVIHAILMVIIAKIFRLNLAMCSIASLANIGGIAGAPILASAYTRSLVSIAVVMALLGFLVGTQGGLIVAKILSGFAL from the coding sequence ATGATAACTACTTCACTATCTTATATTTCATCGCTACTTTTGTTATGTAGTGTAATTGTATTAATTTCAAGTAAATCTAAGTCAAAAATATTTGAATATTTTCCAGCTATTGTGATTATTTATTTTGTAATTGTATTACTGTCAGCTTGTGGCTTTTGGGATACCAAATCCCCAGAGATAATTCAGACAAGATCACAACTACAAGATTTAATATTACCAATTATGTTATTTTTGATGCTAATCCGCTGTGACATTCGTATGGTGATTAGGCTTGGACGTAAGCTACTTATTGCATTTTTTGGTGCAAGTATAAGTATAATTATTGCGTTTGTAATAATGTATCTAGTTATTGGTAGATATATATCCCCAGATGCTTGGAAAGGTTTCTCAGCACTATCAGCTAGTTGGATGGGTGGTACTGGTAATATGATTGCTGTCAAACAGGCTTTAGCTACTCCTGATAATCAAATGGGTTATATACTTTTAACAGACTCGATTAGTTATACTATTTGGTTTGCATTTTTATTTGCGCTGATATCACGGGCAAATATCTTTGATAAATGGACAAAAGCAGGTTGTATCCAAGAGCATATTAGTAATGTTAATATTCACGATCCTTATCATCTTAAGGGTGAAATTAATTTTGTTGGAATATTTTTATTGATTGCAATGGCATTTACCGCTACAGATATTGCTACGATACTCTCTAACTACCTACCAGCAACGGAGCTAATTTCAGCTAAGACATGGACTATACTTTTAGTAACATTATTTGGCTTTTTAGGAGCGATGACACCAATTGCTAAAATTAGGAGTGATAGTATTATTGCTAGTATATTCTTGTACTTTTTAGTAGCGCTTATAGCCTCAGGATCAAGTTTCAAAGGTTTCTCTCAAGCACCAATATATCTAGTTTGTGGACTTATGGTACTTGTTATCCATGCTATACTTATGGTGATAATAGCCAAGATTTTTAGATTAAATTTAGCAATGTGTTCGATCGCTTCATTAGCTAATATTGGCGGGATAGCAGGTGCGCCAATTTTGGCAAGTGCGTATACTAGAAGTTTGGTTTCTATTGCTGTGGTTATGGCATTACTTGGTTTTTTGGTAGGTACACAAGGTGGCCTAATTGTAGCTAAGATACTTTCAGGATTTGCATTATGA
- a CDS encoding glutathione peroxidase — MSIYDFKLIANDGSEYHLPKNKVLLIVNVASKCGFTKQYRGLQHLHKIYPALEIVAFPCNSFGGQEPGSDEEIKNFCETNYNVTFPIMKKTKVNGKDAEPLFEYLKERAKGVLGTEAIKWNFTKFLVSKDGETVVRYAPKTIPEDLIPDIDNFLKD; from the coding sequence ATGTCTATTTATGACTTTAAGCTAATTGCTAATGATGGTTCAGAATATCATCTACCTAAAAATAAAGTACTTTTGATAGTTAATGTTGCAAGTAAGTGTGGTTTTACTAAGCAGTATCGAGGTTTGCAGCATTTGCATAAAATATATCCAGCTTTGGAAATTGTTGCATTCCCTTGTAATTCATTTGGTGGACAGGAGCCAGGTAGTGACGAAGAGATCAAGAACTTCTGTGAAACTAATTATAACGTCACATTTCCAATTATGAAAAAAACCAAAGTAAATGGTAAAGATGCTGAACCATTGTTTGAGTATCTCAAAGAAAGAGCAAAAGGAGTCTTAGGAACTGAAGCTATAAAGTGGAATTTTACTAAGTTTTTAGTATCGAAAGATGGTGAGACTGTTGTAAGGTATGCACCTAAAACTATACCTGAAGATTTAATACCAGATATTGATAACTTTCTAAAAGACTAA
- a CDS encoding chorismate mutase — protein MKKYLIIAVWFALYSSSFAMAQNNVAKPSVENYKTKIMNIDQQIVQLIAERRGWRDKMLKLEKKQNLPSYDPFKDQSLTNTRTSFAIQYDVSPKLVAEVFDILNNKNLQPADQSF, from the coding sequence ATGAAAAAATACCTCATAATAGCTGTTTGGTTTGCTTTATACAGTTCATCATTTGCGATGGCACAAAACAATGTGGCTAAGCCTTCGGTTGAGAACTATAAGACTAAGATTATGAATATTGATCAGCAAATTGTACAATTAATTGCTGAGCGTCGTGGTTGGAGAGATAAAATGTTAAAGCTTGAGAAAAAGCAAAATTTACCAAGTTATGATCCATTTAAAGATCAATCATTAACTAATACACGTACATCATTTGCGATACAGTATGATGTTTCTCCAAAGTTGGTCGCTGAAGTTTTTGATATTTTAAATAATAAAAATTTGCAACCAGCAGATCAAAGCTTTTAA
- the dusB gene encoding tRNA dihydrouridine synthase DusB: MGFKIADIEIENNVVLAPMAGFCDSAFRTICKEHGAGLIYTEMVSNKAVVERNWETMEMLYMENSEKPLGIQIFGTDIDSFVGATKYIAENTECDFLDINMGCPMPKVAKKLQAGAALLKDVNRIHEILTAVVKAVHKPVTVKMRIGWDDQNINAIEVAKACQDAGVSAIAIHGRTREQMYTGKANWDIIRDVRKAVDTVVIGNGDVFCPHSAKAMIEHTGVDAVMVGRASRGNPWIFRQIAEYLNTGELIPPPTPVERVEVLGEHLRRLIKLKTAKVAVKEIRTHASFYLADLPGSKEFRMKLNQLEHEQEIFKALAEYKHSFK; this comes from the coding sequence ATGGGCTTTAAAATAGCAGATATAGAAATTGAAAATAATGTTGTACTTGCACCAATGGCTGGTTTTTGTGATAGTGCGTTTCGTACTATATGCAAAGAGCATGGGGCAGGGCTGATATATACTGAGATGGTTAGTAATAAGGCTGTAGTAGAGCGTAATTGGGAGACCATGGAAATGCTCTATATGGAAAATAGTGAAAAACCATTAGGTATACAGATATTTGGTACAGATATTGATAGCTTTGTTGGTGCTACAAAATATATCGCAGAGAATACTGAATGTGATTTTCTGGATATAAATATGGGTTGTCCTATGCCAAAAGTTGCTAAGAAGTTACAAGCTGGAGCGGCACTTCTAAAAGATGTCAATAGAATCCATGAGATACTTACAGCGGTTGTTAAAGCAGTACATAAACCAGTAACTGTAAAAATGCGTATTGGTTGGGATGATCAAAATATCAATGCTATTGAGGTGGCTAAAGCATGTCAAGATGCAGGTGTAAGTGCTATTGCTATACATGGGCGTACACGTGAGCAGATGTACACTGGTAAGGCAAATTGGGATATTATCCGTGATGTTAGAAAAGCGGTAGACACGGTAGTAATTGGCAATGGTGATGTGTTTTGTCCACATAGTGCTAAGGCTATGATAGAGCATACAGGAGTAGATGCTGTGATGGTGGGGCGTGCATCTCGTGGTAACCCTTGGATTTTTAGGCAAATTGCTGAATATCTGAATACAGGAGAACTAATACCGCCACCAACACCAGTTGAGCGTGTTGAAGTATTAGGAGAACATCTAAGAAGACTCATTAAACTAAAAACTGCCAAAGTAGCTGTAAAAGAAATTCGTACTCATGCAAGTTTTTATCTTGCTGATTTACCAGGCTCAAAAGAGTTTCGCATGAAGTTAAATCAGTTGGAGCATGAACAAGAGATTTTTAAAGCTTTGGCAGAGTACAAGCATAGTTTTAAATAA
- the prmA gene encoding 50S ribosomal protein L11 methyltransferase, which produces MQQWHQLEFTLKSKYFDIVENYLFDNDAGSVTRIEKSDDIISVTVLYENHNNIDTTIKNIQKKFENIIESEINYEIIKDQQWEAAWLYDYEPIEIGKNIVVYPNWRQPPQDNKHTYIIVDPSIAFGCGNHETTKMCLEWLEQHVSKYSTVLDYGCGTGVLAIGAVKLGAKYAEGIDIDPNSIESSIKNAQENSVADKTHFSDNSPTQQFDLVVANIFSNVLISLVENITTSLKQGGRLALSGIIENQVDEVQQEFKKYGIKFDKSKQMGQWFLLDGVKYGL; this is translated from the coding sequence ATGCAACAATGGCACCAGTTAGAGTTTACGCTAAAATCTAAATATTTTGATATAGTTGAGAATTATCTTTTTGATAATGATGCAGGTTCTGTAACAAGGATAGAAAAGTCTGATGATATTATTAGTGTTACAGTATTGTATGAGAATCATAATAATATAGATACGACTATTAAAAATATTCAAAAAAAGTTTGAAAATATAATAGAAAGTGAAATAAATTACGAAATAATCAAAGATCAGCAATGGGAAGCAGCTTGGTTATATGATTATGAACCTATAGAGATCGGTAAGAATATAGTTGTTTATCCAAATTGGCGTCAGCCTCCACAAGATAATAAGCATACATATATAATAGTTGATCCAAGTATTGCTTTTGGCTGTGGTAATCATGAGACAACTAAAATGTGTCTTGAATGGTTAGAGCAGCATGTTAGCAAATATTCAACAGTGCTAGACTATGGTTGTGGTACTGGAGTGCTAGCTATTGGAGCTGTTAAGCTAGGGGCAAAGTATGCTGAAGGTATAGATATCGATCCAAACTCAATAGAATCATCTATTAAAAATGCTCAAGAAAATAGCGTAGCTGATAAAACTCACTTTAGTGATAACTCTCCTACACAGCAGTTTGATTTGGTAGTGGCTAATATTTTCTCAAATGTGCTAATAAGTTTAGTTGAAAACATTACAACTAGCCTAAAACAGGGTGGTAGGTTAGCTTTATCGGGAATTATAGAGAATCAAGTAGATGAGGTTCAACAAGAGTTTAAAAAATACGGTATAAAATTTGATAAATCCAAACAAATGGGACAATGGTTTCTATTAGATGGTGTAAAATATGGGCTTTAA
- a CDS encoding alpha-hydroxy acid oxidase — protein MKINNIYDITDMHKAAKKRLPRVFLDYIDSGSYQQQTVYENEQAFRKIRINQSAFKDCSHRNQAIEIFGFKSSVPFAIAPTGLAGMFWPKGEIALAQAAEKLGIAYTMSTMAICSLETVRNEVNNPFWFQVYLMKDRGFTKSLLERAKVSGCKTIFVNADLPVSGIRYSDMRNGLSIPPKFGIRDLINIITKQNWNWGYLLSKNKQFGNLSSHIPTGAKGMKSVIDFMDSQFDQSVTWKDIEWLRSIWDGNLVIKGLLNTQCAENAVKIGADGIVVSNHGGRQLDGVLPTIEALPAIAEKVKGNTKIILDSGIRSGQDVIKALALGADFTLVGRPFLYGLSAFGQKGVEKVYDIIKKEIDNTMALAGISNLNNISTDIVINY, from the coding sequence ATGAAAATAAATAATATTTACGATATTACAGATATGCATAAAGCAGCCAAAAAAAGATTACCTAGAGTTTTTTTAGACTATATTGATAGTGGTTCATATCAACAACAAACAGTATATGAGAATGAGCAAGCATTTAGAAAGATTAGAATAAATCAAAGTGCATTTAAAGATTGTAGTCATAGAAATCAAGCTATAGAGATATTTGGTTTCAAATCTAGTGTACCATTTGCAATAGCACCAACAGGTCTGGCTGGGATGTTTTGGCCTAAAGGTGAAATAGCATTAGCACAAGCTGCTGAAAAGCTTGGTATTGCATATACTATGAGCACTATGGCTATTTGTTCTTTAGAAACTGTAAGAAATGAAGTTAATAATCCTTTTTGGTTTCAAGTTTATCTTATGAAAGATAGAGGTTTTACTAAATCGCTACTTGAAAGAGCAAAAGTAAGTGGTTGTAAGACAATTTTTGTTAACGCAGATTTACCAGTAAGTGGTATTAGGTATAGTGATATGCGTAATGGCTTATCAATTCCTCCTAAATTTGGCATTAGAGATCTAATTAATATTATCACGAAACAAAATTGGAATTGGGGATATTTATTAAGTAAAAATAAACAGTTTGGTAATTTAAGTAGTCATATTCCAACTGGTGCTAAAGGGATGAAAAGTGTCATAGATTTTATGGATTCACAATTTGATCAAAGTGTTACCTGGAAGGATATAGAGTGGCTAAGAAGTATTTGGGATGGTAATTTGGTAATAAAAGGTCTCTTGAATACACAATGCGCTGAAAATGCAGTAAAGATAGGGGCTGATGGTATTGTAGTATCTAATCATGGAGGAAGACAACTTGATGGTGTGTTACCAACTATAGAAGCTTTGCCAGCAATAGCTGAGAAAGTAAAAGGCAATACAAAAATAATTTTAGACAGTGGTATTAGATCAGGACAAGATGTCATAAAAGCTTTAGCTTTAGGTGCAGATTTCACTTTAGTTGGTAGACCGTTTTTGTATGGATTGTCAGCATTTGGTCAAAAAGGTGTAGAAAAAGTTTATGATATAATCAAAAAAGAGATAGATAATACTATGGCATTAGCAGGAATCTCAAATTTAAATAACATTTCAACTGATATTGTAATTAATTATTAG